A DNA window from bacterium contains the following coding sequences:
- a CDS encoding DUF3179 domain-containing protein: MVYARDVNGKTLTFGVSGKLIRNSLVMFDRETGTLWSHLTGEALEGPLAGERLRQVLSEQTTWGRWRAEHPQTRMLEVDPDELRFDPYQSYYETSDAGVLGRKRADDRLPIKQKVLGVRLGGEAKAYSFTALARDRVVDDTVGGVPLVVVFDGSSQSGAVYRRDPGGKLLTFAPGPGALSMLDTETGSTWDGLSGRATAGADAGIQLDQVPITYSFWFGWADFYPQTQVYR, from the coding sequence TCCGTAACTCGCTGGTCATGTTCGACCGCGAGACCGGTACGCTCTGGAGCCACCTGACCGGCGAGGCGCTCGAGGGACCGCTGGCCGGGGAGCGCCTGCGGCAGGTGCTGTCAGAGCAGACGACATGGGGCCGCTGGCGAGCCGAGCACCCCCAGACCCGGATGCTCGAGGTCGACCCCGATGAGCTCAGGTTCGATCCTTACCAGAGCTACTACGAAACCTCCGACGCCGGCGTCCTCGGACGCAAGCGCGCGGACGACCGGCTGCCGATCAAGCAAAAGGTGCTCGGGGTCCGCCTGGGCGGCGAGGCGAAGGCCTACTCGTTCACTGCCCTGGCACGGGATCGTGTGGTCGACGACACGGTCGGAGGTGTTCCTCTCGTGGTGGTCTTCGACGGCTCATCGCAGTCCGGTGCGGTCTATCGAAGGGACCCTGGCGGAAAACTCCTCACGTTCGCCCCTGGTCCGGGGGCGCTGTCCATGCTGGATACCGAGACCGGCTCAACGTGGGACGGCCTGTCCGGCAGGGCGACCGCTGGCGCGGATGCCGGGATCCAGCTGGATCAGGTGCCCATCACCTACAGCTTCTGGTTCGGGTGGGCCGACTTCTATCCCCAGACTCAGGTGTATCGGTGA
- a CDS encoding DUF3179 domain-containing protein, whose amino-acid sequence MVYARSVGNRTLTFGVSGLLVRNSLVMYDHETGSLWSHLTGRALAGPMAGEHLQLLASTQASWAAWRRVHPDSLLLEFDRALLGDPYGPYYRSPKLGVDRDQTDFVVDPRLGPKEKVIGLRLAGRVKAYSLAALAKQKVVNDLVGGIPLVIVFDGASESGAVFRRDPAGAVLRFRPGPAPLDMVDEETGSRWDGLGGQAVLGPMRDTALQQIPITYGFWFAWSDVYPETDLFA is encoded by the coding sequence ATCGTGTATGCCCGAAGCGTCGGCAACCGAACGCTCACGTTTGGCGTTTCGGGCCTGCTGGTGCGCAACTCGCTGGTCATGTACGACCACGAGACGGGCAGCCTGTGGAGTCACCTCACCGGCCGGGCCCTGGCGGGACCAATGGCGGGGGAGCATCTGCAGCTGCTCGCCTCCACTCAGGCGAGCTGGGCGGCTTGGCGCCGCGTGCATCCCGACTCGCTGTTGCTTGAATTCGACCGCGCATTGCTCGGCGATCCTTACGGCCCGTATTACCGGAGCCCCAAGCTCGGCGTCGACCGCGACCAGACCGACTTCGTGGTCGACCCGCGGCTGGGGCCGAAGGAGAAGGTGATCGGGCTGCGGCTGGCGGGCCGCGTCAAGGCGTACAGCCTGGCCGCCCTGGCCAAGCAAAAGGTCGTGAACGATCTCGTCGGCGGGATTCCGCTGGTGATCGTGTTCGACGGCGCCAGCGAGTCCGGGGCAGTCTTCAGGCGTGACCCCGCTGGTGCAGTCCTGAGGTTCCGGCCTGGGCCCGCCCCTCTCGACATGGTGGATGAAGAGACCGGCTCGAGATGGGATGGCCTCGGCGGCCAAGCGGTCCTTGGCCCGATGCGTGACACGGCGCTCCAGCAGATACCGATCACCTACGGGTTCTGGTTCGCGTGGTCGGACGTCTACCCGGAGACCGACCTCTTCGCGTGA
- a CDS encoding DUF3179 domain-containing protein codes for MRTNGRTRAMAVAIAILFGMVALYVTRPAPPPATTGPGFVGQDHPSLQPPDPLTPDEIGYQVPRDRIKAIDAPSFVVAAAARFVPDRTPVIGVALGGESRAYPISVLSRVEIVNDQIRGRAIAVTW; via the coding sequence ATGCGGACCAATGGCCGGACCCGGGCGATGGCGGTTGCCATCGCCATCCTCTTTGGGATGGTCGCGCTCTACGTGACGCGCCCGGCCCCCCCGCCCGCGACCACCGGTCCAGGGTTCGTAGGCCAAGATCATCCCAGCCTGCAACCGCCCGACCCCCTGACACCAGACGAGATCGGTTATCAGGTGCCCAGGGACAGGATCAAAGCCATCGACGCCCCCTCCTTCGTGGTCGCCGCCGCCGCCCGGTTCGTCCCCGATCGCACACCTGTGATCGGCGTCGCTCTCGGCGGAGAGTCGAGGGCCTATCCGATATCCGTCCTGAGCCGGGTGGAGATCGTCAACGACCAGATCCGCGGCCGGGCAATCGCCGTCACCTGGTGA
- a CDS encoding TlpA family protein disulfide reductase: protein MSQWRAGVLLTLVLSAAAVGGVLGYRHLQPAPNPSATALELARLDGSGSARLSDWHGTPVVVNLFASWCPACLAEMPNFEQASHDYAGRLVVVGVDSQDTAAVGLALARQLGITYPLLLDTSHADLYASLGGQGMPVTAFIDRNGTVRQVYSGELDAALLQQLIDQLLGP, encoded by the coding sequence ATGAGTCAGTGGCGGGCTGGGGTCCTGCTCACCCTTGTCCTCTCCGCCGCCGCGGTGGGCGGCGTTCTCGGCTACCGTCATCTGCAGCCGGCACCCAACCCATCCGCGACCGCACTCGAGCTTGCCCGATTGGATGGCTCGGGTAGCGCACGCCTATCCGACTGGCACGGCACGCCGGTGGTTGTGAACCTCTTCGCCTCGTGGTGTCCGGCCTGTCTCGCCGAGATGCCCAATTTCGAGCAGGCCTCGCACGACTACGCCGGGCGGCTCGTGGTCGTCGGCGTGGACAGCCAGGACACCGCGGCGGTCGGCCTCGCGCTGGCTCGCCAGCTTGGCATCACGTATCCACTGCTGCTCGACACCAGCCACGCGGACCTCTATGCCTCCCTGGGAGGTCAGGGCATGCCGGTGACCGCGTTCATCGATCGGAACGGCACCGTGCGGCAGGTCTACAGCGGAGAGCTCGATGCCGCGCTCCTACAGCAGCTGATCGACCAGCTGCTGGGGCCTTGA
- a CDS encoding RNA polymerase sigma factor encodes MTEITYLAGRRGEVYAWCRVMQAMALAGIDPTRPRNACESVFSARTWEGPGAVSERNVEAGGDLAGQIASLHPRLVRFARSLTHDREAAADLAQETMVRALASQWRFQPGTNLKAWLFRIMRNIHLNVLRGAGTRPGLVSIEELVVEPASTNHHNLNPVEARVIARADLRRIAEAYRTLPPAFAIPVYLTAVEELSYAEVASILGIPLGTVMSRIYRGRRLLISRLAGGR; translated from the coding sequence GTGACGGAGATCACATACCTCGCCGGCCGGCGGGGGGAAGTTTATGCCTGGTGCCGTGTTATGCAGGCAATGGCCCTGGCCGGAATTGACCCGACGCGACCCCGAAATGCCTGTGAGTCGGTATTCTCGGCTCGAACGTGGGAGGGGCCAGGTGCCGTGAGCGAAAGGAACGTCGAGGCAGGAGGTGATCTGGCGGGCCAGATCGCGAGCTTGCATCCGCGCCTGGTGCGCTTCGCCCGGTCGCTGACGCACGACCGAGAGGCGGCGGCAGACCTGGCGCAGGAGACGATGGTCCGCGCCCTCGCCTCGCAATGGCGCTTTCAGCCCGGCACGAATCTCAAGGCCTGGCTCTTCCGGATCATGCGCAACATCCATTTGAACGTCCTCCGTGGGGCCGGGACGCGGCCCGGCCTCGTCTCGATCGAGGAGCTCGTGGTCGAGCCTGCCAGCACCAACCATCACAACCTCAATCCTGTCGAGGCGAGGGTCATCGCGCGTGCGGACCTGAGGCGCATTGCCGAGGCCTATCGAACGCTGCCGCCCGCGTTCGCGATCCCCGTGTACCTGACGGCCGTGGAAGAGCTGAGTTACGCGGAAGTCGCGTCCATCCTCGGCATTCCTCTCGGTACCGTCATGTCTCGCATTTATCGCGGCCGGCGGCTTTTGATTTCCCGGCTGGCGGGAGGCAGATAG
- a CDS encoding redoxin domain-containing protein produces the protein MRPGAIFPDFELPDHRGIRRKLSDLQGADPMILVLSRGAYCPKDRQQHRLLVELEPEIRVAYTKIVTISTDGLMELNEMRDGVGAHWPFLSDVGRRIQKDLDIQEYTDPHHNPMIPYTFVLEPGLVIHSVYNGYWYWGRPSNDDLRHDLREVARKVRLDWDLGAPGLREEWEKGDKARFWPYGKSLKEVFAQSA, from the coding sequence ATTCGCCCCGGGGCGATATTCCCGGACTTTGAACTGCCCGACCACCGCGGTATTCGTCGCAAGCTTTCCGATCTACAAGGCGCCGACCCGATGATCCTGGTGCTCTCCCGAGGCGCGTATTGCCCCAAGGATCGGCAGCAGCACCGGCTGCTGGTTGAGCTCGAACCCGAGATCCGGGTCGCCTACACCAAGATCGTCACCATTTCCACCGACGGCCTCATGGAACTCAACGAGATGCGGGACGGGGTCGGTGCGCATTGGCCCTTCCTGTCTGACGTGGGCCGGCGGATCCAAAAGGACCTCGACATCCAGGAATACACCGACCCTCACCACAACCCCATGATCCCCTACACCTTCGTGCTCGAGCCGGGCCTGGTGATCCACAGCGTGTACAACGGCTACTGGTACTGGGGCCGGCCCTCCAACGACGACCTGCGCCACGACCTGCGCGAGGTCGCCCGCAAGGTTCGGCTGGATTGGGACCTCGGCGCGCCTGGGCTCCGCGAGGAGTGGGAGAAGGGTGACAAGGCACGCTTCTGGCCTTACGGCAAATCGTTGAAAGAGGTGTTCGCCCAGAGCGCCTGA
- a CDS encoding redoxin domain-containing protein, whose translation MYCQEHLSQLREFDLEIANLKGQVAVISFARPDHLKRFAEQLRHPYLWLADPERRSYRSLGFGRRGLSAIAPPRVVWDYMRFALQGKIWHPRQLDMAQMGGDLVFDRHGNLTLKHAGSSSDDRPSVEAVMSAFRRAASAPDIAES comes from the coding sequence CTGTATTGCCAGGAGCATCTCTCGCAGTTGCGGGAATTCGACCTCGAGATCGCCAATTTGAAAGGACAGGTCGCGGTCATCTCGTTTGCCCGTCCTGATCACCTCAAGCGCTTCGCGGAGCAGCTTAGGCATCCCTATCTGTGGCTGGCCGATCCCGAGCGCCGAAGCTACCGAAGTCTCGGGTTCGGACGCAGGGGTCTTTCAGCCATCGCGCCGCCGCGCGTGGTCTGGGACTACATGCGCTTCGCGTTGCAGGGAAAGATCTGGCATCCCAGGCAGTTGGACATGGCCCAGATGGGAGGTGACCTGGTGTTCGATCGCCACGGTAACCTGACGCTCAAACACGCCGGCTCCAGCTCTGACGACCGGCCGTCGGTGGAGGCGGTGATGTCCGCCTTTCGCCGGGCGGCGAGCGCTCCCGACATCGCTGAAAGCTAA
- a CDS encoding response regulator transcription factor, whose protein sequence is MRRETVVDDSVTEGASLQELILVVDDDPKIAVLVELYLTRAGYRVAVAGDGRAAVRLLRESEPALVVLDLMLPELDGRAVARVAREEAHIPIVMLSALSSIADRVSGLEAGADDYVAKPFAPSELVARVRSVLRRARPPAPSGGLRRGRLALDLDRHRVEVAGLGVELSAVEFELLASLVIAQGRVLTRDQLVDRLHPHGDGIQGRSIDVYIKRLRAKLGDDPTEPRFVETVRAVGYRAGTG, encoded by the coding sequence GTGCGGCGAGAGACGGTGGTTGATGACAGCGTGACCGAGGGGGCCTCGCTCCAGGAGCTGATCCTGGTCGTCGACGACGACCCGAAGATCGCAGTCCTGGTCGAGCTCTATCTGACTCGCGCCGGGTACCGGGTTGCGGTCGCGGGCGACGGCAGGGCCGCTGTGCGGCTGCTGCGCGAGAGCGAGCCTGCGCTGGTCGTCCTGGACCTCATGCTTCCCGAGCTCGACGGCCGCGCCGTGGCTCGCGTCGCGCGCGAGGAAGCTCATATCCCGATCGTGATGCTTTCGGCGTTGAGCTCGATCGCGGACCGGGTATCCGGCCTTGAGGCCGGGGCCGATGACTATGTCGCCAAGCCGTTCGCGCCCTCCGAGCTCGTGGCCAGGGTTCGTTCCGTGCTGCGTCGAGCGCGCCCGCCCGCGCCCTCTGGTGGGCTCCGCCGCGGCAGGCTGGCTCTGGATCTCGATCGCCACCGCGTAGAGGTCGCCGGCTTGGGCGTCGAGCTGAGTGCGGTCGAGTTCGAACTGCTGGCGTCCCTGGTCATCGCCCAGGGACGTGTTCTGACTCGCGACCAGCTCGTCGATCGCCTCCATCCCCACGGCGACGGGATCCAGGGCCGCAGCATCGACGTCTACATAAAGCGACTGCGCGCCAAGCTCGGCGACGACCCGACGGAGCCCCGTTTCGTGGAAACCGTGCGGGCCGTGGGCTACCGCGCGGGGACGGGCTGA
- a CDS encoding HAMP domain-containing histidine kinase, translating into MPARINTIAARIALAAIAIAVLVAGVVVGGVLLIGRATFEALMAQHGTAAATSYAMFDASVTRVVVIAAAIALVGALALAFVAARLIEQPLAEVAQAARRVATGSFGVRVTRPRSRELASLADSFNQMAAALEDQERHRRDLILNFAHELRTPLTNLHGYLSAMSEGVVAAGPGSYASLQEEVDRLRRLSRSLDILADGGRPSADLVEVDLIPILTGLVDLHRPAFAGRGLHVETRLPPRLRARANADALAQILSNLLQNAGRYTPQGGTVLVHAQTEQDSVLVSIANSGDGIPSEDLIHVFERFYRVDKSRDLDRGGAGIGLAVVKELVEAAGGRVGVESRPGQTLFWFRLPSWSAPFGAPDPTALRRPP; encoded by the coding sequence ATGCCCGCGCGGATCAACACCATCGCGGCCCGCATCGCGCTGGCGGCTATCGCCATCGCCGTCCTGGTGGCCGGGGTCGTGGTGGGCGGCGTGCTCCTAATCGGCCGGGCCACATTCGAGGCGCTCATGGCGCAGCACGGTACCGCCGCCGCGACCTCGTATGCGATGTTCGACGCATCGGTCACCCGAGTCGTCGTCATCGCCGCGGCGATCGCCCTGGTGGGAGCGTTGGCGCTTGCCTTTGTGGCGGCGCGACTGATCGAACAACCGCTGGCCGAGGTCGCCCAAGCAGCTCGAAGGGTCGCGACCGGCAGCTTCGGCGTCCGGGTTACCCGGCCTCGATCGCGCGAGCTCGCGTCCCTTGCCGACTCGTTCAACCAGATGGCCGCCGCCCTCGAGGACCAGGAGCGGCACCGCCGCGATCTGATCCTCAACTTCGCCCATGAGCTGCGCACTCCCCTGACCAACCTTCATGGCTACCTCAGCGCGATGAGCGAAGGCGTGGTCGCCGCGGGGCCCGGCTCCTATGCCTCCCTGCAGGAGGAGGTCGACCGCTTACGCAGGCTCTCACGCTCGCTTGACATCCTGGCGGATGGGGGTCGCCCGAGCGCCGATCTGGTCGAGGTTGACCTGATCCCAATTCTCACCGGCCTCGTCGATTTGCATCGCCCGGCGTTCGCCGGCCGCGGCCTCCATGTGGAGACACGATTGCCACCCCGGCTGCGGGCGCGCGCCAACGCCGACGCGCTGGCGCAGATCCTCAGCAACCTGCTCCAGAACGCGGGTCGCTACACACCGCAGGGCGGAACCGTCCTGGTGCATGCCCAGACCGAGCAGGACAGCGTTCTCGTGTCGATCGCCAACTCCGGAGACGGCATCCCGTCAGAAGATCTGATCCACGTGTTTGAACGGTTCTATCGAGTCGATAAGTCGCGCGATCTCGACCGTGGTGGCGCCGGGATCGGTCTCGCGGTCGTCAAGGAGCTGGTCGAGGCGGCCGGCGGGCGCGTCGGCGTCGAGTCGCGGCCGGGCCAGACCCTTTTCTGGTTCAGGCTGCCGAGCTGGTCAGCACCCTTCGGCGCGCCCGACCCGACCGCTCTCCGCCGCCCGCCGTGA